Genomic DNA from Apis mellifera strain DH4 linkage group LG6, Amel_HAv3.1, whole genome shotgun sequence:
cttagCTTCTTGCGCTACTTCTTCCAGCTGCTCCTTCAATGTTTGTATATTTCGATGTTTCCGATCCAGTCTAGTGCCGAATTCTACGAACATTAATGTatgtaaataatcaattacagTGAATAATCCTGGTCATCGATTATTCttgtcatttattaaattttctttggaaaaattcttcgtttgtcaagaaatatttttatgtaaaattgtaattcgaCGATTCATAAGATTGggcaagattattatattatttgatcgattattattcgttacCATCTTTTGTCTGGCTGAACTCGTCCTGTAATTCCTTCAAATTGTTCTTTATTTGATTAACCTCCTCCTGCAACGTAGCCACGTCTTTGTGCATCTCTTTTATATCTATTCCACCGAGGAGCTCGCTTAAGGAAATTCGTTGAGCAGCCGGTGGATGAGGCTCCTCTGCACCTTCTATTATCTCTTTCtccatttcttcttccatctCTCCGACATATTCGCTTGCGAGCACATGCAAATTCTTAACGACATTTTCCAAATTGTTTAAAGAGTTTTCCAAATGCGTTATCTTTTCTTCCAACTTTGATATCTCGGTTGTCGCTAGGCTTATGTCACCTTTCATCATATCTTGTACCATTTTCGTTaactgaaaattgaatatatatagatatatatatgtgtgtgtgtatgtaatTCTCTTTGAGTTTTGTGAAAAGTGAAGAGATTTCGAAGAACGATTTTAACATTGAGaaggatagaaaattttattttgatttatctaaaattttatttaattatgcatGTTAGTAAGATTAAATAGTTTCTATCTTCTCTGTGATTTATGtgatactattattattattattattattattattattattattattattattattattattgatttaattgaattccagaaattaattttaattttttaatggagaGTCTGAAGAGTctggattattttatttactttatttatttcaattgatgaatgagattgaattttttctagaatttgAAACGCGAATGAATTAATGGagaattatgcaaattttcgaataattacttaagattgattaaaaatctataatcgaataaattatataaacaatgatTAAATAACGAATTGAAGCAATCAAGTTATACCTTATCAATACCTTGTTCACTAGCATCTAATCTTTTGGTGATGTTAATAATTTGCCAAACATCGGTCAAGGGATCCGTGATCTTGCCTTTTAAACGCTCGATGAGTTCTGGTGTCTTCGCTAATTCTTCCAACGCTTGGAACTGTTGCTGAAGATCGCTCATCTGTTCAGATATTTTGaacgaaataacgaataatcaaTCGTAGAATTTTGTGgccaatatttttctataaattctattgTCACTATTTATTTCGCGTCAATGAGATAAGAAATGGGGGATGATAATGATTTTAGCAATTCggcattttcgaatttcgagaagaaaaggaaaggatgataggataaaaaatagataatgaaGAAAGGATTATTTGagtttatataaagattttttttacattttgctCGAGTTGTTTAAAAGCTAAAGCGCTGGGGATTGCACCATCGACGATCGGTTCGATGTAGATGATCGTTTGCACTTCTTCATCTTTTCCAGGACCAATTATTTGTTTCACACCCTCTGTCTTCTTTAAATCTTCATCCTTTTCttcagatttattaaaaaacaattcgtttaattattaatcttaaatagttttttttaaagattgagtaataactttcaaaattgaattttacgatttcaaaatgtatacgattatcatttcatttttcaaaaattgaaatgattcaTTCTCATGAGGTATTGATTATAGttttgtcctttttttttttttaatgtgatAAGATTAATACTCAAAATACTTTCTTACCTTCAATCACATCCACTCTTACACCTACTTCGGGACGAACTCGTTTTTGCTCTACATCTTTGTCATCGATAATACTATATTCTTGAAGATAAAGCGAAGGACCCTCTTGTAGAGAACTTACCAATGTCTACGAGTACatattcaatcaaaatttcataatatatatatatatttttaaattaagagaaCTATTTTACCTTGATTCTTTTAGCATCGTCACCGCGATACTCGACCTTagtcgattttaaatttatatgatgcAGTAGAATATGAAGAAAGTTATGaaggatatttaaatttactgcTCCAACCTAAACGCGAACGTAAAACGACGTACCTGTCGTTAAAGTAATTCTTATCTCTCATTtcgtgattaaattattttgcatatataaggagagaggaaaataaTTCTGTTTACTTCTGGAGTCCCCAATGCTAAATCTAACATTTGAGGTAAAGAAACTTGTAGACTGGCCACATCATTCGCCGTCATTTTTCTTCACCCtagcaatttttcaaaatattcataaaaaagaaacataataaaGATGTGTTTTTGATTTTACGGTAACCCTTCTTCTAATTCTATCTTTTAAATGTCATATAAACATATCATTGTGATATTGacgattttcatttattttcttgtaaatatcCTATGTAAAATCGTAGAAAAATaggcaaaaaaaataaataatgaagaaaaaatcgaaatagtGTAAAAATCGTACAGCCTGCGCCATCTGCGGACTATAGTAGAAACTAATATAGACAAAGAGAGTAAATAGGAAAAGAAGGACAGAAAATAGTGAGAATTGCTCCGACAGATGGCGCCACACGACGGGACTGATCTTTACCGCCATCTCGtggcgaaaaattgaaacattatttcagttaaatatacgtatatatcttatatacttttattttctttgcttcTATGAATGGCCTCCAGGTGGCAGCACATGACGGGTCAGACCTTCACCGCCATCTCGtggcgaaaaattgaaacattctTTTAgttaaatatacgtatatacttatatacttttatattctttgctTCTATGAATGGCCTCCAGGTGGCAGCACATGACGGGACTGTTCTTTACCGCCATCTCGTggcaaaaaattgaaacattctttcatttatattagcatatacttatatcttatatattttaattttctcctttaactctaaatatatgtttaagaatatattacagtgatatagtattttaatattttcagggtatagaattaaaagaatcgactattatctattttatagtttatagctatcaatatttatggtttatttttctatttcgaaattacTTCTATAAATGATTACTAGATGGCAGCACACGACGGGACTGATCTTTACCGCCATCTCGTGgcgaaaaatcgaaacattctttcatttatattagcaAATGCATATATCGTATAAacgttaattttcttttttaattctaaatatatgtttaaaaatatattacagtgatatagtattttaatattttcaaggtATAGAATCAAAAGAATCGACTCTTATGtctattttatagtttatagctatcaatatttattctttatttttctatttcgaaattacTTCTATAAATGACCACTAGATGGCAGCACACGACGGGACTGATGTTTACCGCCATCTCGTGGCGGAAAATCGAAacattctttcatttatattagcaaatgcatatatcttataaaccttaattttcttttttaattctaaatatatgtttaaaaatatattacagtggtatagtattttaatattttcaaggtATAGAATCAATAGAATCGACTATTACGtctattttatagtttatagctatcaatatttatgctttatttttctatttcgaaattatttctataaatgacCATTAGATGGCAGTACATGACGGGACTGATGTTTACCGCCATCTCGTGGCGGAAAATCGAAacattctttcatttatattagcaaatgcatatatcttataaaccttaattttcttttttaattctaaatatatatttaagaatatattacagtgatatagtattttaatattttcaggatatagaaggaaaagaatcgattattacgtctattttataaaggatgtcccaaaattaacgcaagattcgaatttgccgccatttttgcattaagttgttggcaaccctgaaaaaagaacagtttgaaaGTTTAGGATTAGTAAAAATGGAGTGTTATACGATACAAGAACGTgtcttcattattgaataatattttaaaaatatttaaagtttggcAACCGcagttcgaaaattttatacaaaatgtgGTAAAAGTAGTGTTTTAACCTCGTCTGTGAaaagattaattgaaaaattcgtggAAACTGGATGAATTGGAGACGCTAAACACATCGGTCGTCCAAAAACAAGTCGTTCAAATGTCAATATTGAAGCAGAGCTTGAGAATTGGTGAAAATCAAGAACCACCTTTTTTGAGAATGAAGCTGATCAAACAGCAACTGTTAATGGTGCTTGAAATTgcgatattataatacatttctttCTATCGAAATTGGATGATATTGATGTGGTCAATATGTGGTTTCAACAAGACGATGCCATATGCCATACAGCCaatgaaacaattcaattactgCAGGAGATATTTCCTTGTCCTGTACTCTCTCGTTTCGGTGATCAGAATTGGCCTCCTAGATCATGTGATTTAACACtattagatttctttttatagggTTATTTGAAGTCAAAGGTCTATGTCAACAATCCTACAACCACACGTGCATTAcaagaggaaattaaacgcTGCATCAACGAAATTCAGCCACAATTGTGCAGAAAgatcatgaaaaattttgacgaAAGGGTATGTATATGCCACGAAAGCCGTGAAAGCCATTTGCCTGATTcgttattccataaataacccTATCCTATGTATTTTATGattcacttaaaaaataaatatgtaaagacTAAAAACGctcctttatatttaattcaaatcttgcgttaattttagGATCCTTTAGTTTATAgctatcaatatttattctttatttttctaattcgaaaTTACTTCTATGAATGACCACTAGATGACAGCACACGACGGGACTGATCTTTACCGCCATCTCGTGgcgaaaaatcgaaacattctttcatttatattagcatatgcatatatcttataaacgataattttcttttttaattctaaatatatgtttaagaatatattacagtgatgttgtattttaatattttctggatatagaaggaaaagaatcgaTTATTACGTCTATTttataaagggtgtcccaaaattaacgcaagattcgaatttgccgccattttggcattaagttgttggcaaccctgaaaaagaacagtttgaaaatttagtaaaaatggagtgttatacgatacaacgtgtcttcattattgaataatattttaaaaataattaaagtttggCAGCCGCAGTTCGAAAATTTTAGACGAAATGTGGTGAAAGTAGTGTTTTAACCTCGTCAACTGTGAatagattaattgaaaaattcgtggAGACTGGATCAGTTGGAAACGCTAAACACACCGGTCGTCCAAAAACAAGCCgttcaaatatcaatattaaaacaatgcGTGAGAGTGATGAAAACTCAGGAACATCAATTCGGCGTCGTGGACaagaatatacaaatttcaagAAGCTCTCTACAGCATATATTCACGAAAGATTTGTGTCTTTATGcttacaaaattcaattaacacAACTGAAGCCTAATGACCTTGAACAGCGAAGAAAGTTCGTGGAATGGATTATTAACCACGCATAATTAGCGAAAAACAAATGCTTCCACAATGTGTTACTATTTGGTGCAGATTTTGGGCAGGAGGCATTATCGGACCATACTTTTTTGAGAATAAGGCTAGTCAAGCAGCAACTATTACTGGTGCTTGATATCGCGACAAGATAACACAGTTCTTTCTGCTGAAATTGGatgatattgtaattaatgtgTGGTTTCAACAAGACAATGCCACATGCCGTATAGTCAAATAAGTATAGTcaataaaacaattcaattattgcACAAGATATTTCCTTGTCGTGTACTCTCTCGTTTCTGTGATCAGAATTGGCCCCCTAGATTATATGATTTAACACTATTAGATTTCTTTTCATAGGGTTATTTGAAGTCAAAGGTTTCTGTCAACAATCCCACAATCACATATGCATtacaaaaggaaattaaatgcTGCATCAACGAAATTCAGTCACAATTGTTAGaaagattatgaaaaattttgacgaAAGGGTACGTATATGTCAGCAAAGCCGTGGAGGCCATTTGCCCAATgtgttatttcataaataactcTATCCTATGTATTTTATGattcacttaaaaaataaatatctaaagactaaaaactctcttttatatttaattcaaatcttgcgttaattttgggatatcaaaattttagtttatagCTATCAatgttcatattttataattctatttctaaattgTTTTGTATAGAATCAAAAGAATCGACTATTATGtctattttatagtttatagtttatatatagttttatagtttatatatatatatatattttatatatattcatcatattttatagtttttatatatatatatatatatatgatatatatattatatatatattatatatgttcatatttatgctttataattttatttctaaattgctTCTATGAATAGCCACAAGATGACACGACATAACATGACTGATCTTTACCGCCATCTCGTGGcgaaaaatcgaaactttctttcatttatattaacatataggTATATCTttcatacttttattttcttctttaattctaaataaatatttgagaatatattacagtgatataatattttaatatttgtagggcatagaattaaaaaaatcgactATTACGTCTATTTCATAGTTTATAACTATCAATCCTTAtgctttattattctatttttaaattgcttcTCTAAATGGCTATCAGATGGCACCATATAAGGTGACTGATTTTTACCGCCATCTCATggcgaaaaatcaaaattttcatttatatagtatatatgtatatgtttatTCTATCGTTATAGTTATCAATTCCTAAtgctttatttttgtatactgGATTACTTCTACGAATGAAATACAGATGGCACCACTTTGTTCATTGATCTATACTGCCATCTCGTGGTCGgtaatagaaattttccttttccttgctttaaatttgaaaatatgtaatctttataaattttattttttaaatataaaataatacctttaaaaattgataaaatattgaagttaTAGAATaactttaaacattttttacgatcattttcttaaaaatttgaaattttcaaaattatataaaacttattctCAGTAACAAGTTATAAATGTTCTGTAAATCTAATCTTTGATGAAAgaacaattagaaaattacttctgatattaattattttaatttttcccatcgtattcttttttttttaaattttctaaagaacAAGCCATCCAATTTATCATCAAAAACTGGAAGTCTGAAACAAAGAAACGTTTGTCATCGTGAAAAATGCAACAACCGTtcacttttaatattaacgcGTTTCGTTCACAATAACTTCTGTCCTGTGTTGCGTTACCGTCGTGTCGTattaatgaaacaataatttatcgtgTTCCATTCTTTGCATAGTAAAACCGTTTATCTGACCATACGTGACAGGTGGTTCCTATCGCGGAATAGAAACAAATTCACGATCAAAACGCAGATTAGTTCGCGATGTACATATTTTACCCGGCACACGGTATGACATTGTCTCGTTTGCAATGTCTATCCGGCATGGACAACGTGTGCATCGATCgccaatatttatatcgtcGATACGGAGAACGATTAATTCCGTTTTATCGATATCGTTGGTTATATAGATTTTCCTAAAGTCTTGATGTTAatcaaaagtttatattataggCATTATAAGATTATGTATAATGAcagttattgaaattattatgaaattagtaTTAgatagtattaaatatattttttaaataagaggattataatatattaagaaaaataatttaagaataaaaataaatttaaaataaatgttgacAATTAATTGATATGCATTAATATAAGCGAATCTGaatctttaaattctattctatcttcttctttttatttcttctttcttaatcgatttatatgtatatatatatttctaattattattctattctacactaaaaagaaaaaagaatatcaatatgcttatcattatatttattcaatacttgtgtatcattaaaattacaaagaaaataacaaaaataatagaacATAACGAAAAGGTaagttaatttgataattatacaaataaatttttaaatccattTGACACATAATTTTCTCATATTGCACACACATAAATCCGACCTGAATTATGtttgtatttcaatatttgatcgGCGAATCAAATGTTTAATCATAGGCAATCTCAATTTTCTTAGACGATATCCcagtatttgtatttatagtaAAGTCTCCAACATATGTTCGACACCAGAAGTTTCTTGATCATGATTTCTGTATGATTCAGTCGTATGCCAGGTGTAAGACACGTAACACCGACCCCTGTGCATCATgaattctctttaattttttatctttcggtTTCTTCCCTGCCTCGTCGCGATTAGAGACAGTGAAACATGAATTCTACAAAGTGGAATCTTGTCTCGATGGTGATAGTGAGTAAAATCGATATTCCTTCCTTTGTGAAATCCTCGTTCTGTGATTAACATTGCAACAATTTTAAACACGACATTATATTATGTTCCGtatcttttaattcaatctGTTCGTCGTATTCAATTGAAACACAAGCGGTAAAATTAGACATATTCCGAtcttttccattaaattcCTTTCCTTACATTGATCacctttataatataaaaatctacctCTTTTTTGCATTCTATAATTTgcttactttttaaaatttattcatttctacaacacatcaattttaattttccaaattccaaTAACTCCtccatttctctcttcttttattactCCTATACTTCCATTcacgaatttcgaaattttcccatttttctttcatcacaACGTGCAAACACAcactataattcaaaaatctaCCCTCAAAGCATACATATCGGTTTTGAGATAGCTTCGTCGCAGATaaaactagaaaaaaaaaaaaaggatttcgcACAGTTCAACTATACCAAcactgttataaatataattcgctCTTTGCACAGTTCTCATTGATCTCCATGGGAATACAATCGTCATCGAAGCAAACCGGCCAAGCAAAGATACGATCCCAAAAACGTCACATCTCCGATCACTCGTTCAACGAGCCGTTCTACTGGGAGCACATCATCCGGGAATTCGTGTTCAGAACGATCTCACCGCCCCCAACCGGCAACTATCACCTCTACAGACGTGTCTTGGAGGCGCCATTTTACAACGGTCCCTTCCCAATCGCGCCGAGCGACGCAACTAACGTTGTTCTCTCTCGTGGCGATGTTTATCACTTGCCAAGCGGCCACTGGCTCTTCTGCCAGCAGGGATGCACCGAATGCGGCCTGTGCAACGATCATACCCACGCCACTGTCAAGTGGGTGCTCCGTAGAATCAAGAGAATCTCGTCGCACGGTGGCACGAGACACGATCTTCAAGTGACGATCGTGCCTCAGATAGACGGCAGCTATCACATGAGGAGCTTGTGGCCCCAGTCGTACGTCTACGTGACGTCGCAGGGCGAGCAGGATATATACCTGAACGACAAGCATAATTATCGCAACGATGCGAGCGCTTACGCGACCGTCGAGAACGATTCTTCGGGGGAGCAGAAGAAGATTAAGCAGTTTTGGATATACGCCGATAAAAATTCGTTGCCCGAGAAACGAATCGTCGTGGAGACGAGCGACAATCGAGGCGACCATGTTTCCACCAAACGTGTCCCGGAAAACGTGACCAGGGGCCAGAGTGTGGAGAGCACGAGCCCGATGCCCAGGAAAGAGGACGAGGAGAGGATTGATCTGAAGAACGTTAAGAGGCAACGGTCGGAAACGATGCAGCCAAGTTCGAATGGCTCCTCGACGGATGTTAGATCGAAGGAAACTGGAGGCAGGACGAAGCAATTGATACCCAGGTTGATACTTGGAACTGACCAGATGGGGCAGAAACATTTGGTTCACGTGGTACCGGCCGATGCAACCGCCAACACGAGTTTGATAAACTCTGTGATGTCCAATGTTTTGAACTCGTCTGGTCAGAATAGGACTGCCTATCAACGAATATTGCGTAGGATATTGgattctttgaataataatagacgGTCTATCGAAAGATTCCTTGAACTTCCAATGATGT
This window encodes:
- the LOC113218879 gene encoding uncharacterized protein LOC113218879 — protein: MVQDMMKGDISLATTEISKLEEKITHLENSLNNLENVVKNLHVLASEYVGEMEEEMEKEIIEGAEEPHPPAAQRISLSELLGGIDIKEMHKDVATLQEEVNQIKNNLKELQDEFSQTKDGNE
- the LOC100578421 gene encoding uncharacterized protein LOC100578421 isoform X3, which codes for MWFQQDDAICHTANETIQLLQEIFPCPGYLKSKVYVNNPTTTRALQEEIKRCINEIQPQLCRKIMKNFDERFSLISMGIQSSSKQTGQAKIRSQKRHISDHSFNEPFYWEHIIREFVFRTISPPPTGNYHLYRRVLEAPFYNGPFPIAPSDATNVVLSRGDVYHLPSGHWLFCQQGCTECGLCNDHTHATVKWVLRRIKRISSHGGTRHDLQVTIVPQIDGSYHMRSLWPQSYVYVTSQGEQDIYLNDKHNYRNDASAYATVENDSSGEQKKIKQFWIYADKNSLPEKRIVVETSDNRGDHVSTKRVPENVTRGQSVESTSPMPRKEDEERIDLKNVKRQRSETMQPSSNGSSTDVRSKETGGRTKQLIPRLILGTDQMGQKHLVHVVPADATANTSLINSVMSNVLNSSGQNRTAYQRILRRILDSLNNNRRSIERFLELPMMSTEKSNQHQNEHQEQETRSNLPGLQGQANHPYTIHNNRNESSFQKRWPYTLNWNKQRTE
- the LOC100578421 gene encoding uncharacterized protein LOC100578421 isoform X1, with protein sequence MWFQQDDAICHTANETIQLLQEIFPCPGYLKSKVYVNNPTTTRALQEEIKRCINEIQPQLCRKIMKNFDERFSLISMGIQSSSKQTGQAKIRSQKRHISDHSFNEPFYWEHIIREFVFRTISPPPTGNYHLYRRVLEAPFYNGPFPIAPSDATNVVLSRGDVYHLPSGHWLFCQQGCTECGLCNDHTHATVKWVLRRIKRISSHGGTRHDLQVTIVPQIDGSYHMRSLWPQSYVYVTSQGEQDIYLNDKHNYRNDASAYATVENDSSGEQKKIKQFWIYADKNSLPEKRIVVETSDNRGDHVSTKRVPENVTRGQSVESTSPMPRKEDEERIDLKNVKRQRSETMQPSSNGSSTDVRSKETGGRTKQLIPRLILGTDQMGQKHLVHVVPADATANTSLINSVMSNVLNSSGQNRTAYQRILRRILDSLNNNRRSIERFLELPMMSTEKSNQHQNEHQEQETRSNLPGLQGQANHPYTIHNNRNESSFQKRWPYTLNWNKQRRMSNNDTFVNNFINNTHNIGHNFNNTYILFPKVQNNDAVNKTASNNLPSKLIEENNYKNNTIHRNFKMNNVTRNNQEYNNSVFLPRKYKILVTTDSTTKSDEIMDHLQPK
- the LOC100578421 gene encoding uncharacterized protein LOC100578421 isoform X2, which gives rise to MNSTKWNLVSMVIFSLISMGIQSSSKQTGQAKIRSQKRHISDHSFNEPFYWEHIIREFVFRTISPPPTGNYHLYRRVLEAPFYNGPFPIAPSDATNVVLSRGDVYHLPSGHWLFCQQGCTECGLCNDHTHATVKWVLRRIKRISSHGGTRHDLQVTIVPQIDGSYHMRSLWPQSYVYVTSQGEQDIYLNDKHNYRNDASAYATVENDSSGEQKKIKQFWIYADKNSLPEKRIVVETSDNRGDHVSTKRVPENVTRGQSVESTSPMPRKEDEERIDLKNVKRQRSETMQPSSNGSSTDVRSKETGGRTKQLIPRLILGTDQMGQKHLVHVVPADATANTSLINSVMSNVLNSSGQNRTAYQRILRRILDSLNNNRRSIERFLELPMMSTEKSNQHQNEHQEQETRSNLPGLQGQANHPYTIHNNRNESSFQKRWPYTLNWNKQRRMSNNDTFVNNFINNTHNIGHNFNNTYILFPKVQNNDAVNKTASNNLPSKLIEENNYKNNTIHRNFKMNNVTRNNQEYNNSVFLPRKYKILVTTDSTTKSDEIMDHLQPK